In Syntrophomonadaceae bacterium, the DNA window TCCCCCGCCGATACAGACCACATCAAAATCCAGCACCTGCACTATCTCACCGCCTCGAAAATATTCACTGCGAAATAATTTTGAGAGGTTAAAAAGAAAGAATAGAGTATAATTTAAGGGAGAAACAAGCAATACTTGTTTTGGAGTAGGAACACTATTATGCCTGAGGAGTTGAACCAGGGTGATACCGCTAAAAGACACCCCAAAAACCCGGATTTTTCCCTATGTTAATATCAGCCTGATCTTGTTCAATATCTTTGTCTTCGCATTTCAGTTAATGCTTACTGAAAGAGGGTTAATGCTTTTCGCCCATACCTACGGCCTGGTGCCTATCCAGGTTGATGCCTCACTGGCCGGGTTAATGCCATTTATAACGTATCAATTCCTGCATGGCGGGTGGCTGCATATTGGCAGCAACATGCTTTACCTGTGGGTTTTCGGGGATAATATCGAAGACCGGCTGGGCCACGTCAAATACCTGGTTTTCTACTTGCTGGCCGGAACCCTTGCAGGCTTGGCCCAAGTCCTGGCCGATCCTGCCAGCCAGACGCCCATTATTGGCGCCAGCGGGGCAGTGGCCGGGGTGCTGGGGGCTTACCTGATCAGCTGTCCCCGGGCCAGGGTGATTGCTTTGGTTCCGATTTTTTTCTTATTTACCATAGCGGAAGTCCCGGCGATTATTTTTCTCGGTCTGTGGTTTGTTTTGCAAGTATTTTCCGGAGTTGCGTCGATCGGCATGAATATAACCGTAGCCTGGTGGGCCCATATCGGCGGATTTATTGCCGGGCTGGCACTGGTGGGCCTGTTTGGCAAGCGGATTAAATGCCAGTAGCAACTGTCATAAAGAAGTGGATGATCATCACGACAGCAATCCCCAGCTTAATCAGGCTTCCCCCCAAGAAACCGATCAGGGTGCCAAAACCTACCCGCACCGCTAGTTCCGGCGATGTTCCCCGCAGAATTTCACCCAGGACTGCTCCCAAAAATGGGCCGAGGATGGCACCAAAAGGCCCCAGCAACATTATTCCAAACAAGGTGCCTAACACCGCGCCCCAGGTGGCGGCCCGGCTGCCGCCAAACCGCTTGGCACCGATCACTACTGCCAGGTAGTCTACCAGGAAGGTCACTCCCACAGCTAAACCCTGCCAGA includes these proteins:
- a CDS encoding rhomboid family intramembrane serine protease, encoding MIPLKDTPKTRIFPYVNISLILFNIFVFAFQLMLTERGLMLFAHTYGLVPIQVDASLAGLMPFITYQFLHGGWLHIGSNMLYLWVFGDNIEDRLGHVKYLVFYLLAGTLAGLAQVLADPASQTPIIGASGAVAGVLGAYLISCPRARVIALVPIFFLFTIAEVPAIIFLGLWFVLQVFSGVASIGMNITVAWWAHIGGFIAGLALVGLFGKRIKCQ
- a CDS encoding DUF456 family protein; the protein is MDALALGLAILLFIIGMAGIFLPALPGVILIYAGMLLYGFLTGFARLDVLFFVWQGLAVGVTFLVDYLAVVIGAKRFGGSRAATWGAVLGTLFGIMLLGPFGAILGPFLGAVLGEILRGTSPELAVRVGFGTLIGFLGGSLIKLGIAVVMIIHFFMTVATGI